GCCGGTAGAGCCATCCGTTCTACCCTAGTTCTCTGGGTGATCACTGCGCTGATCTATCCTTTTGCGATGATCGCCGTCGGTCAAATTCTTTTTCCCTGGCAAGCGAACGGGAGTTTGATCACCAATAATCAAGGTCAAGTGGTGGGTTCGGCTCTAATTGGGCAACCTTTCACCAGCGATCGCTATTTCAATAGTCGCCTGAGTACCACCGCCTACAGTACGGCCGATCCGAAAAACGATCCTAACAAGATCCTGCAAACCGGGATTTCGGGGGCGAGTAACCTAGCTCCTAGTAACCCCGCATTGATCGAACGGATTAAAGGAAAACCCGATCCCGATCCGCAAAAAGCACTCGAGGGGGAGATTCCCCGATTAGAGAAAGCGGCAATTAAACCCACCGCAGATCTGGTGTACACCTCCGGTTCCGGTCTCGATCCCCATATCACCCCGGAGGCAGCTAGAGCGCAGATCGATCGGGTGGCGCGCTCGCGCGGATTACCGCCCAATCAAGTGGAGATCCTCGTTACCAAAAACACCGACGCTCGCTTTCTCGGCATCTTCGGCGAACCGGGGGTTAACGTGCTGAAACTGAATCTGGCTCTAGACGCGATCGCAAGCATCGATGATCGCTATCTCTAAAACCAATTATCGCTAATCCTGCCAAAGAAAGGAAATAGCGATCGCCAATGCCACAGATAATGGGGGGGCAAGATGTTTAAGTTTCTGTTTGAGACTTTGGGGATAAATATCCTCTCCCCGTCCGATAATCCATAGTCCTTCGTTGAGCCATTTTTCTAGGGTTAATCCTAGCAAAAAACCCGATTGAGTAGGGAAAAAAGACGCCCAGAATCCAGTGCGCGCGATCGTGATATCTGGTAATTTTTCCTGTAAACTGCGATCAAGCAGGTCTGCGGGAGTTAATTGCTGTTGCCGTAGCCAACTAGCAATACTATTATACTCGCTCAAGGTGAAGGGCGAGGGTTCTGTAGGGCGATTTTGTCCAAAATTGGCACAAAGCAAAAGAATTGCTTGAGTATCGGCGGCTAACATCCAAGAATCTCCCCACGAATTCATCTACTTTTGATCGCTTGATTACCCACGAGGAAAATTTCGACGCGGTATTAGCGATCGCCAAAGTAACCACTTCTATTCAGATTCTACCAGTTTATTTTCCCTTGATCGCCGGTTACGATTAGCAATTCTAGAAAAGAAAAGTTTTTGATGCGTTACGGCAATATTAACATCTTGATTGTTTCTCTAAAAACAAGGGATTGCCTAACGCAATCTCCTTGATATTTTCTGAAATTTTATTCCTCCCCGGAGAATTCCAATAACTCTGCCAGTGAATTATCTTCACTTTCTATCTCGTCAATTGTATTATCAGTTAAGCCCAACTCTTTCTTGGCGAACACGCGCCTTGCACGACGATCAAGAATTTTGATAATATTGGTTCTATCTTGTTTAATTGCATCAATGTCTTCTTTTTGTATCAACACCATATAGTATCTCGATACTTCCATCATTCGATAAGCATACTGAAAAGCGTCTCTAGTAAATTCACCAGTAGTCACAATCATAACTACGTCAGACCCTGTTACGAAGGTCATACCAACTTCTTTGGCTAATACTTCTACATCTACTCGCTTTGTATTTTTACACTGAATTTGCCAACGATGATAAACAAAGCGGTCTGATGCTGCCAGAACATCTACTTCACCCTGTCCAGTTTCATAGTCTCTTTTCCGCCATTTTGTGAATCTAAGACTGGTTAGACGAATCATCCAAATCGCCAGCAGTTCAAGAGCTTTACCTTTAATATGTTTATCGGGATTATCTAGGTCATTAACAACATCTTCAAAACTTCGATTTAGCTCGGTTTGGGAGATTTCTGTAATATCGGATATAGATTGTAATAATCTAGATAACAGTTCTAGCTGTGATTTCTCGGTAAGCTTGACAAGATTAGGTTTCGCTCCTCGTCCGCTGGTCGTTTTCTCAGTTGCAATTAAGCCGACTTTTACTAAAGGTTGAATAATATCCTGAACAAAAGATTTCGAGGGGAATCGTATTTTATAAACACTGGTGGCGTATCTGGTAATTTTATTCCACTCGGTTAGCTCAGTAATCGCCATCTGAAGCATAGCCAGTAAAAAATATTTTTGTTCGGAACTAAGAGTATAAAGCTCGTCAATATAGTCTTGATCGAGTTCCAATAGATCATAGACTCGATCCCAGTTAATCTCATAACTTTTCTCCAGGACTTTAGCTTCTTGTAACCATTGTCTCATGGTACTAACATAAGTACAATTGGTCGAGAGTGAATACCCCATTTCTTGAAGTTCGTAAGCGATGATTTCTAGCTGGGGTTTATCTCCCCTACTATTAATCGCTTCTATGGCTTTTATTAGGGACATTCCAGTTAGGTTAACAAGAATATGGCGAGCAAAAATTGTGAAAACTGTCTCACTATCTTGTTGATTGTCTAATATTTCATTAGCGATATCCGTGAGTCGATACTGCCAATCATCACCATCAATTGATTCAACCAACTTATAAGCACGAAGGGAAAGAAATGTATTCATGGCAAGTTTGCCACGATTCTCTCCTTTCTGTAGATCGTTTTGGCTGGAATGGTCAGCATAATAACGTTTAGCAATCTCATCCTGAAGCACTCGACGATCGGGAAGACAATCAGAACAAAGTTGTACTAATTCAGATGCTTGAAATTGCTTAGGAGAAAACTGGTCGCCGTAGGTAAATCTGATGATTTTTTTGTCTGTCATACTATTATCGCTGGCAGGAAACAAATCTAACTGAACAAAAGGTTTTTGAGTATCCATTGTCAAGCTTTTGTCAGGATAATCCTTAGCCAGTTCTAAGGCTCGTGCTTTAAGAGTTTTTCTATCCTTTATAGGAGCTACGACCAAAGGAGCATCTTGTTCAAATCGAAACTGCGAAGCTATCATATAATCTTCATTTAATTCAAACGCTAACCAACGACGCTCAAGGGTTTCAGCTACTCGTCCTGTCATGTTTGAACCGGCAAAAGGATCGAGAACTAAATCACCAGGCTCAGTACAGAGACTAATAACAAATTCGGGTAAAGCTTGCGGAAATCTAGCAGGATGGGGTTTCACCCCTTCTTCCTTACATCTTCTTTGATAGTAATCATTAGATGCCGTGTTAGAAGCGGATATAACATTTACTGGCTGCCCTAAATCATTCTCTAAAATCCAGTTGAACTCTCCCAGTACTGGACTACCTATAGACGCGCCTCTTTCCTGAATAGAATCAGTAATAATATTTGGGGGAATAGCTCCTCCTCGGTCATTCTGAAATTTAGTGGAAATATCATGTCCTGACGGGCGCAGTTTTGCCTCATAGCCATTTTTAATCAGGTTTTTCATTGCCTCGCTATAAGGGCGTAAAACTCTCTTGTTATTTGCTTTCGGGTGCGGCTCCTTCGATAACCACCAAACGGTATTGACAGCATCCTTGACGCGTTCCCTCCTGACTGTCACCCATTCTGCGGGGGTAGGAAGTTTGGCTGGATTATACCAAAAAAGTTCTTGGGCGAGAAAAAAACCTAGTCCACCTTCTAATCTCGGTTTACAAAGTTCTATAACTAACTCGAAATGATACAGAGAACGCACGGGAAAACCTTTAAGCCAACTACCACCAATATCTATAACTAGGGAGCCTTTGGGCTTGAGAATACGATAAAATTCACCAGCAAATATTTTAAACCATTCAACGTAATCATCAGCGTCCACATTGCCATACTCTTTTTTTCTTACTAAGGCAAAAGGTGGGGAAGTACAAATCAAATCGACACTCTCATCCGGCAACTCCCCCATCAGTGTCAGGCTATTACCCAAATAAGCGGAACCAAGCCGAGTCTCATAATAGGGATTTCGGCTGATTTTGATTAAACCATCGTACTCAGTAACAATTGGCACTACTTTATTTTCTAGCTATTTTTCCCAACTTCTAACCCTGGTTATCGGTCAGGGGTCGATGTTTCTCGATCAAATCGATCGCCTGGGTGACACTTTCGGGGAAAATTACCACTAAACCACCCTCAGAAACCGTACTTAAAGCCTTCTCTAAAGCTTCCGTTTCATCGAGAATAACTTCCGGCCGCAAACTGGCATTTTCTTGGCTAATTCCCCTGAGAATTAAATCGGCCACTTCCCCCCGGCGGCGACCGCGAGTATCGTTATCTTCCTTAACAATAATCCGATCGAACATTTGGGCCGATAATTTCCCTAATAAAATTAAATCATCATCGCGTCGATCGCCAGGTCCGCCGACCACGCCGACTTTTTCCCCGGACCAATTGCCGACAAAACCGCCGACGGCTTCGTATCCGGCGGGATTATGGGCATAATCGATTAAAGCGTGATGGTGTCCCAAGTCAAACAGGTTCATCCTGCCGGGGGTTTGGGCCACGGAAGGTTTAAAAGTCCGCACCCCTTGGCGAATTAACTCGATATCGATACCCTGCACAAAAGTCGCTAAACAGGCGGCCAAGGCGTTAGCAATCATAAAAGGAGCCATTCCCTGCATAGTCACGGGAATATTGACCGCTTCCTCGATTCTCAGCGTCCATTCTCCCTCTAGAATCGACAGATAGCCATTCTCATAGATGGCGGCCATGCCACCGCGACGGATATGGTCGTGAATAATCGGGTTATCGGGACTCATGGAAAAATAAGCGACTCTTCCCTTGACTTTTTCGGCCATACTAGCGGTCAAGGGGTCATCGGCATTTAAAACCGCGTAACCCTCGGCGCTAACCACCTCGGCCACAACGCTTTTTACCTTCGCCATTTGTTCGATGGTGTCGATATCGCCGATACCCAAATGGTCGGCGGCCACATTTAACACCACTCCCACATCGCACTGATTAAAGGCTAAACCCGATCGCAGGATACCACCCCGGGCCGTTTCTAACACGGCAATCTCCACTGTGGGATCTTTCAAAATCATACTGGCACTGTAGGGACCGGTGTTATCGCCCTTTTCTACGAGATAATCATCGATATATACGCCGTCCGTCGTGGTAAATCCGACTACTTTCCCCGTTTGTCGGCAAATATGAGAAATTAAGCGGCTAGTGGTGGTTTTGCCGTTAGTTCCCGTAATTGCCAGAATTGGCACGCGACTGGGAGTCCCGGGGGGGAATAACATATCGATAACTGGGGCGGCGATATTGCGGGGTAAACCGCGACTAGGGGCGACGTGCATCCGAAAACCGGGGGCGGCGTTGACTTCTACGATCACCCCGTCCACTTCTTTCAGGGGTTTGCGGATATCATCTGTCACCACATCGATACCGGCAATGTCCAAACCGATTAATTTTGCCACTCTTTGGGCGATCCAGACGTTTTCGGGGTGAATTTCGTCGGTACGATCCACAGCGATGCCGCCGGTGCTTAAATTAGCGGTAGCCCGCAGATAGGCGATCGCACCTTGGGGTAAAATGCTGGTTAATTCATAGCCCTGTTTTCCTAGCACATTAAGGGCGGTTTTGTCAATAGTTATTTTAGTTAAAACGTTGGCGTGACCCTCGCCCCGGTTGGGATCTTGATTAGTAATTTCGATTAATTCTTCTACAGTTGAGCGCCCATCACCGACGACGTGAGCGGGAATCCGTTCGGCCACGGCGGCGACTTTGCCGTTTATGACTAAAATTCGGTGATCACTGCCTTTATAATACCTTTCTACGATCACGCTGCGGGTTTTCGAGGCGGCACTGGCCAGATCATAGGCTTCCTCTGCTTCCTGTTGATTTTTGATGTCGATGCTGATACCCCGGCCGTGGTTGCCATCGAGGGGTTTAATCACGATGGGAAACCCTCCCACTTCCTCGATTGCCGCTGACAACTCATCCAAGTATTGAATCACCGTACCCCGGGGGACTGGAATCCCACCATCCTTGAGGATAGTTTTTGTGCCTTCCTTGTCACAGGCCAACTCAACGGCTAAAATCCCCGAAAAACTGCTTAAAGTGGCTTGAATGCGCTTTTGGTGAACGCCATAGCCCAATTGCACCATGGCACGAGCGCTCAGGAGTAACCAGGGGATATTTCTAGCTTGTGCTTCTTTGACGATAGTTTCGGTACTCGGACCGAGGGAGGCATTATTGCATAAATCGCGTAAATCTGCTAAATCTTGGGCCAATTCTTCCTGAGGATAGGTTCCCGTATCGACAATCGATTGACACAACCGCACGGCAGCCCGACCCGCATAACGTCCCGCTTGCTCCTCAACGTATTCAAACACGACGTTATAGACTCCTGGGGTGGAGGTGGCTCTAGTGCGACCAAACCCGACGGGAGTTCCCGCCAATTCCTGCAATTCCAGGGCGATATGTTCGATAATATGGCCCATATAAGTACCAGTGCGGACTCGTTCAAAGAAACCGCCGCGATAACCGGGGGAGCAGTAATGTTCGACTAAACTGGGCAGAACGTCGATTAATCCCTCGTAAAAGCCGGGGATTTCATTCGATGGCTTCTCTGCGAGATCTTCGAGATCCAGACGCATAACAATGAGCTTGTCGCGACGAATACTCCAGTAGTTGGGACCGCGCAGGGTTTGGGTTCTGAGAATTTTCATTGAAAAACTGGGTCTGAAACCCCGCCCTTTAGCGATAGCGGAGGGCGGCTTTATATGAGTTAGTGAGAAACAATTAAACCGTTAGAACGACGAATTAACTGAATCTTGCTAACAGTTATCTGTCCCAATCGTTTCCAATTGGCATCGCTTACAGATAGCTGTTTTTCGGTATCTCCACTAACATAACCAATTCCTTTAGGAGAAGAAACTAAATCTCCTTTACGGAACCCATGTCTTGTGGTAGAGCCACCATATTTACGTCGTTTACCACCTTTAGAAAAAACCATCAGGTGAAGTTGACGACGACTAATAGGAGGACGTTTGATGACAGCAAAGGAAGCGTTTGTTACTTTAACAGAACCCTTCCAATCGTATCCATGACTATTAGAAGCATGAAATGGCCAATAATCTAAAAACTGAAAACAGGCAAGAGCAATTCCATCGTTAGCATGACTTTCTGGTGATTGTTCTGCTTTATTTTTGGACTTTTCTAGTCGCAAATGTTTTCTAAGATTAGAGGTTTGCCAACCAAAGCGAGTATGGACTGTTGCCAATTGAGATAGTTGCTCAATAGCCCATTTCTGTCCGACCATAACCGACGAGAAACCTTTTCCAGACTTAGCTCCTTTTCTACCAGAAGTTAGATCAATATCGGCTTTGATGTACTCAAAGTAAATATCGGTAATTGGATAGATTTTGGTTAGTTCGGAAACGACTCGAAGTTCAAGTTGACGATTAGCTCTGATTGAGGGAGCTAATTTTCCTGTTCTTCTATTTGAGAATCGTTTTTGTCGATGCGCTCTTAGATTAAAAGAAAGTTGGCGGTTAATCCGTCTTTTTCTACGTCCTCTTCGCATTAACCGTCTATTGTCCATGCGCTCTTTTACTCGTTTAAAAGGAAGTTCTAAGTGAGCCTTCCAAAGAGTAAAAAGAGAGGATTGAACGCCAATTCCAGAGAATAATTTACCCGGGTCAATACCAATAGCAATCGGTTGGGTTTTACTATCGGAAGGTTCATCGGTTAGCTGGACATAGAAAATATCTAAGTCGTTGAATTTACCGATAGCTTTTCCTTCCTTAATCCACCGTCTGGCCCGACTAGGTTTGGTGGGCATTAACGGTTTTCCGTCTTTTGAGATAACAGGAACTCTTGCCATGGAGATAATCCTTAAGAGTGAAGTTAATGTCCCTTACCGCAACACAATCAAGATGTCTTGTCTAACAACGCTTTACCAATAAAGCTGAGAGGGAATCCGAACTAGGGAAGCATTCGGAAGTCTGTGCCAGATTGTGTCTCGGTGCGGTAGTCTCTACTTGCGTCGCCTAAATTGGTTTAGGCAAGCTCCGTCCCTTTTAGGGCGGGGTTAGTGACGATATAGCTGATGTTCGCTGTTGAGAAGCACAAAGAAGCCGTTGTTTATTGTCCGGGTTTCCGAGATCGGTAAACTGTTCACGATGAACAGTTTTTCAGGAGTTTTTTTACCCCAATTTAGCGATCACTTGCTGTTTTTTGAGATGATAGCCATCACCGTAGGAAAGAATATGTACCCGCAGATTATGCAGACTCAGGGGTTCGTTAGCGGTGACCTGATGGTGGTTGGTGTGGGACATTGCCCTGGCATCAATTACCGTCACTGTACCGCAGCCGATTACCGTCATCGTGCCATCCCGTTCAAACATAGCGCAGGTATCTTCATCGATGCCAATTCCTAAACGTTCGGGATAACCGGAGATAGCGCTCATTAACCGAGCCATGCGGTTGCGATTGTGGAAGTGTTGATCGACAATGACTTCAGGAATCAGACCTAATCCCATGGCCATATCCACTAGGGCCCGATTTGGTGCTTCCCCGCTGCTGCCCCCAGCAATCATGTGATGACCCATAACGGCAGCCCCGGCGCTAGTTCCAGCCAGGGTCAGTTCTCCCCGTTGCACTCTTTGTCTGATTCTTTCCATCAGGGGAGTATCGGAGAGCAACCCGCATAAACGCAGCTGGTCGCCTCCGGTCATAAATACACCTGTACATTCTTCGATGTAGGCCTGGAATTGGGGGTCTTCTCCCTGTACGCGATCACGAATATCGATAACTTTGACGTATTTTGCCCCCATTTCCTCGAAAATCTTCTGATAGCGATCGCCGATTAAAACCGGTTCTCTAGAAGCGGAGGGAACAATAGCGATCACTGCTTCGCTACCCCCGGCGCGATTCCAAAAGGTGTGCAGTATCTCTTTACCGTGGACTTTATCCTCGGCACCTCCAATGACTAAAATCGCCGTTTTGAGAGATATGGGGGCAGGATTTTCGTGGTGTTGGGTTTCTAGCTCGATGATCATGTCACTGAACGAATAGACATTTTTAGGGATGGAAGGTTTTTCGGGAAGATGGACAAGTATTTTAATGTTATTTTCCCTGAACGGTTGACGGAAAAAAATGCGGTTTAGGAATATTTTTCGGGACATCAAGCAATAGTAGAGGCGATTTTAGCAATTTTCTTCGATCCACTGGCAATGACGGACTTTTAGTTAACTTTAAGTCTAGGCTAGACTTCGATCACTCAAGCTAGAGCCAGAAAAACCCCTAGACAGTACAGCATAGTCTATCATGTTATCGAGATAGACTAGCGCCAAATTAGCAAGATTTTAACCGATCGAGCCGTGACAAAATGATACATTAAACACTATTCCAGTCTAGGCCTTAATTTTCCCCGTGCAGTTTGACATTATTACTCTCTTTCCCGATTTTTTTACTTCACCGCTGCAGTCGGGGTTGTTGGCAAAAGCTCTCGAACGCGACATCGCTAGGGTAAATTTGGTCAATCTCCGGGATTTTGCCCACGATAAACACCGTCGCGTCGATGATGAACCCTACGGTGGTGGTGTGGGAATGTTATTAAAACCAGAGCCAATTTTTGAGGCGATCGAGTCTTTAGAAATTTTACCACCCCGGGAGATCCTGCTGATGACTCCCCAGGGGGAACCTCTCAATCAAGCTTTACTGAAAACTTGGTCCAGTAGTTATCAGCAGTTAATTCTCATCTGTGGGCATTATGAAGGAGTAGATGAGCGGGTTTGTGAGCATTTGGTGACTAGAGAGGTATCTTTAGGGGATTTTGTCCTAACTTGTGGGGAAATTCCTGCTTTAGCGATTATTAACGGGGTGACGCGGTTGTTACCCGGGACGGTAGGTAAGGCGGAATCGTTGAAATTGGAGAGTTTTGAGGCAGGTTTATTGGATTATCCCCAATATACCCGGCCGCCGGTCTTTCGCGGTTGGCAAGTGCCGCCGGTTTTGCGATCGGGTAATCATCAGGATATCGCTGATTGGCGCTATCAACAACAACTCGATCGCACTAAGGAACGTCGTCCAGATCTCTGGCAAAAATGGCTAGAGGAACGGGATTAATCCCCAAAAATGCTCGCGTGGGGAGAAGGGAGCAGGGAGCAGGGGAGATTTCCTGAAAACCCTTGACAAATGACGAGACTTGCTTTAAACTTTATGTATAATGGGAATCCGTGCGCACATATATATAGGGTTTTTGGGCAAAGATAAGAGAGAAAAAAATAGCCTGAAAAATCGGGTTGGGTAGGAAGAGGATAAAGGTATGAAGACGGAAAATTTCTCTCCCCGACAAGCATTAAACAAAGCATTTCTGAGTAGGGATAATTCATGAATTATCCCTACGGAATTATCCCTACGGAATTATCCTTACGGAATTATCCCTACGATCTGAATTGTTGTTACGGTGATTATAAATCCTTTCTACCGAAGTTTTGCCAAAACTGAAGTTCCTCCTGACTAGGTTTGACTTGCTGATTTTCAATATCTTGATGCCATTTTAAAGGATTATTAACAATATATTCTCTAATTTTCGTTAAGGAAACCTCATCACGGATAATATGTTCATAATAATTCTTTTGCCAAACCGATTGACCTTGATTACCCCGCAATTGATTAATCAGTTTAGCACTATTCATTTTAAAATAACCAATCACTTTGGGTAACAACATTTTTCTCCTTTCCTTCAGTAGAGATAATTCATGAATTATCTCTACTGGGTTATCAATAAATATTATTCCATGAATATGATTAGGCATAATCACAAATTCATCCAAAATAACCTCTTCATAACGAGTATCTAAACTATGCCAAATATCCTTAACAACTTGACCAAATTGATTAATATTCATAACATTATCTTGTATGTCACCTAATGAATTTTCACTATTTTTAATACAAATTGTTACGAAATATCCACCCGATTGAGAATAATCATAGTGAGATAATCTTAAGGAACGACGATGGGTTTTATCAGAAAAGTTATTCATTTATTCATCTCCTTGTCAGGATAATAAATAGGAATCTCATTTTAGTTTTTGGCTATTTAGTAAAATAAGATCAAGCTGAAGATAACAATAATTGTAACTGCTCGGTCTCGCGTAGCGAGCGCGTTGCGACCGCTTCCTTTAAACTTTCTACCCCTGCAAACTTACTGGCAATTTCCCTCACCTCTTGGGAAGTGGGGAGATTTTCTAAAAACCCTTGACAAATGGCGAGACTTGCTTTAGACTTTTTAGATAATGGGAATCCGTGCGCAAATATATATATAGTTTTTGAGCAAAGATAAGAGAGAAAAAAATAGACTCCAAAACCGGGTTGAGTAGGAAGAGGATATAAGGTATGAAGACAGAAAATTTCTCTCCCCGACAAGCATTAAACAAAGCATTCCTGAGTAGGGATAATTCATGAATTATCCCTACGGAATTATCCCTACGGAATTATCCCTACGGAATTATCCCTACGGAATTATCCCTACGGAATTATCCCTACGGAATTATCCCTACGGAATTATCCCTACGGAATTATCCCTACGATCTGAATTGTTGTTACGGTGATTATAAAATCGGCTCGATTTTTTTTCTAAAAACCCTTGACAAATGGCGAGACTTGCTTTAGACTTTTTAGATAATGGGAATCCGTGCGCAAATATATATATAGTTTTTGAGCGAAGATAAGAGAGAAAAAAATAGACTCCAAAACCGGGTTGAGTAGGAAGAGGATATAAGGTATGAAGACAGAAAATTTCTCTCCCCGACAAGCATTAAACAAAGCATTCCTGAGTAGGGATAATTCATGAATTATCCCTACGGAATTATCCCTACGGAATTATCCTTACGGAATTATCCCTACGGAATTATCCCTACGGAATTATCCCTACGGAATTATCCTTACGGAATTATCCTTACGGAATTATCCTTACGGAATTATCCTTACGGAATTATCCTTACGGAATTATCCCTACGGAATTATCCTTACGATCTGAATTGTTGTTACGGTGATTATAAAATCGGCTCGATTTTTTTTCTAAAAACCCTTGACAAATGACGAGACTTGCTTTAGACTTTTTAGATAATGGGAATCCGTGCGCAAATATATATAGGGTTTTTGAGCAAAGATAAGAGAGAAAAAAATAGACTCCAAAATCGGGTTGAGTAGGAAGAGGATAAAGGTATGAAGACAGAAAATTTCTCTCCCCGACAAGCATTAAACAAAGCATTCCTAAGAGTCAAACCGAGTCGTAGTCAGGTAGAGAAGTTTCAAACCCACCTAGGACAACTTTTGGGGAGTATAAACGAGACAGAATCAGAGGAGTTCCATAAAAACCTGCTTGCAGACTTTCTCAAACACAGCTACTATAGTCCCCAACATTTCATCAACACCAAGGGAAGGAATGATTTAGTCATCCATAATGGGAAAGAATCGCGGGATTCCGTGGGGGTAATACTGGAAGTCAAGAAACCCAGCAATAAAAGCGAGATGCTGCGGAGAGACAAACTCAACTGTAAAGCATTACAGGAATTACTCCTCTACTTCCTACGGGAAAGGATAACCGAGAAAAACCTAGAGATAAAACACCTGATTGCTACCAATATATATGAGTGGTTTATCTTCGATGGGAATATCTTCGAGAGACTATTCGCACAAAATCAGGAACTTGTCAGACAGTTTAATGACTTTGAGACGGGGAGACTAACGGGAAAAACCACCGACTTCTTCTACAAACAGATAGGAGAACCCTTCCTTAACTCCATACTCGATTCCCTGACATACACCCATTTTGACTTGCGGGAATACTCCCAAACCATCCGGGAAGACGAACATAACCTCATCAGTCTCTATAAAATCTTTTCTCCCGAACACCTCTTAAAACTCCCCTTTGCGAACGATAGCAACAGTCTCGACAAAAACTTTTATAGTGAACTGCTGCATATCATCGGATTGACAGAGATAAAAGAGGGAGGAAAAAAACTCATCCAACGTCTGCAACCGGCAGCGCGACAACCCGGTTCGCTGCTAGAGAACGCTATCAGTCAAGTGGAGAGTTTAGATAAAATCTCTCGTTTACCCAATCCCGAAGAATTTGGGGAGACGGAAGAGGAGAGACTATTGAATATCGGTTTAGAGTTGGGGATAACCTGGATAAATAGAATCCTCTTCCTCAAACTATTAGAAGCGCAGATAATTAGGTATCATCGGGGGGATAAATCCCTAGGGTTTCTCAATTTAGGCAAAATTGCCGACTATGACGACTTAAATCGCTTATTTTTCAGCGTCTTAGCAAAAAAACAGTCAGAAAGAAGCAAAGACATCCAGAATACCTATACTCAGGTTCCCTATCTCAACAGTTCCCTATTTGAACCGACGGAATTAGAACAGTCAACCATAGTCATCAGTAACCTGCGTTCGGAGAATATAGAGATTTTTGCAGGAACAGTCTTAAAGGATAGTCAGGGGAAAAAGCGAACAGGAGAAATCAACGCTTT
This Microcystis wesenbergii NRERC-220 DNA region includes the following protein-coding sequences:
- a CDS encoding cyanophycinase; translation: MIIELETQHHENPAPISLKTAILVIGGAEDKVHGKEILHTFWNRAGGSEAVIAIVPSASREPVLIGDRYQKIFEEMGAKYVKVIDIRDRVQGEDPQFQAYIEECTGVFMTGGDQLRLCGLLSDTPLMERIRQRVQRGELTLAGTSAGAAVMGHHMIAGGSSGEAPNRALVDMAMGLGLIPEVIVDQHFHNRNRMARLMSAISGYPERLGIGIDEDTCAMFERDGTMTVIGCGTVTVIDARAMSHTNHHQVTANEPLSLHNLRVHILSYGDGYHLKKQQVIAKLG
- the trmD gene encoding tRNA (guanosine(37)-N1)-methyltransferase TrmD, which codes for MQFDIITLFPDFFTSPLQSGLLAKALERDIARVNLVNLRDFAHDKHRRVDDEPYGGGVGMLLKPEPIFEAIESLEILPPREILLMTPQGEPLNQALLKTWSSSYQQLILICGHYEGVDERVCEHLVTREVSLGDFVLTCGEIPALAIINGVTRLLPGTVGKAESLKLESFEAGLLDYPQYTRPPVFRGWQVPPVLRSGNHQDIADWRYQQQLDRTKERRPDLWQKWLEERD
- a CDS encoding transposase; translated protein: MNNFSDKTHRRSLRLSHYDYSQSGGYFVTICIKNSENSLGDIQDNVMNINQFGQVVKDIWHSLDTRYEEVILDEFVIMPNHIHGIIFIDNPVEIIHELSLLKERRKMLLPKVIGYFKMNSAKLINQLRGNQGQSVWQKNYYEHIIRDEVSLTKIREYIVNNPLKWHQDIENQQVKPSQEELQFWQNFGRKDL